The Methanosphaera sp. BMS genome contains a region encoding:
- a CDS encoding C1 family peptidase, translating into MFKIERIMILLLFFLLLLPFCMATSDGESIYDNSLIESQDNIESNYVDSNKIVSHEVVDEDKPAVGISIESTLTDESNQNDLYFDSSLAHDNGNGSRQNPYKMLTTQRIGNNNNIHLADGEYKLNSALTVKNITFIGQSIDAVIMDSTLNNVNSNLKICNLTLANCAIKNTGSLYINNSVFRDTSKYINSQSNNMNLDNVSFINCSNEVGGAIYADNTRLYINNSLFDGCSGLDGAGILARNSLLNISNTLFTDNHSNNIGGAIASLTTTTQLSNVTFRNNSAKYYGGSLYSIYGSIKVEGSIFEYNNAGVGSALYIDEANPSRIYNNTFRNNSADAVIYTVSCNSTGNLIEDNTFIDHTSSDVYELDKPNMFIANGNYTPVSFNYTFNDTLPDSFDLRQLGYVTPVKDQGPDGNCWAFATIATLESCLLKATNITYDFSEENMKNIMAQYSDYGWSFEVNGGGNNGMSLGYLTGWLGPVMEEEDRYRAYSILSPVLNSSFHIQDIIKITRKNYTDNDNIKKALMTYGCVGTTIAWEHGLEMDGNYYCNRNTNVNHAICIVGWDDNYSRNNFRFTPGGDGAWIIKNSWGTNSGMDGYYYVSYYDLYHAIGNDIYTFSFNDEVVLDNSYQYDISGITDYFYYPNKTAWYKNKYTIRSDEYLEAVSTSFNEETNYTLSVFVNNELKIVKEAVSPMGYHTIYLDDKVLLHKDDVLEVMFKITTIEDVGIPISEIFSLKKLLYGEDVSFVSLDGITWYDLYELKGTYPGHTYSSQVASVKAFTQNVKASLNLTANNKNPCEITAHVFDQYGNNISEGNVSFIIAGEEITADIINGCAIIKKALPVGLNNITAVYYQEGYGPLEQSITVKIVTTAKKECDILLSYEISDDNILLKAELKDEDSSRINTGKIVFKVNGKTIKDDNGKVIYIKVTDNVASINYVLKDNNTKSLIVSATYSGSSNYQTANNSMTIVIPKKNPEISITPLTDSATGSTIRLEATITYDDAINNGKVLFKLNGKTIKDDNGKVVYGDITDNVASIYYTIPEYLKAKTYTITAVLISGEYDRIEANTTLKVIKG; encoded by the coding sequence ATGTTTAAAATTGAAAGAATAATGATTTTATTATTGTTTTTCCTATTGCTCCTACCATTTTGTATGGCCACGAGTGATGGTGAAAGCATATATGATAATTCATTGATTGAAAGTCAGGATAATATTGAATCCAATTATGTTGATTCAAACAAAATAGTATCTCATGAAGTGGTTGATGAGGATAAACCTGCAGTTGGCATTTCAATTGAATCCACACTAACGGATGAATCGAATCAAAATGACCTGTACTTTGATTCGTCACTTGCCCATGACAATGGTAACGGTTCAAGACAAAACCCCTATAAAATGTTAACCACTCAGAGAATAGGTAATAATAACAATATCCACCTGGCGGATGGTGAATATAAGTTGAATTCAGCATTGACCGTTAAAAACATTACATTTATCGGTCAATCCATTGACGCGGTCATCATGGACAGTACATTGAATAATGTTAACAGCAACTTAAAGATATGTAATCTGACGTTGGCCAACTGTGCAATTAAAAATACGGGAAGCCTGTACATCAACAATAGCGTATTCAGGGATACGTCAAAGTACATCAATTCCCAGAGCAATAACATGAACCTGGATAATGTTTCATTTATCAACTGCAGCAATGAAGTTGGCGGGGCAATATATGCCGACAATACCAGACTTTACATCAACAATTCATTGTTTGATGGATGTTCCGGATTAGATGGAGCCGGCATACTGGCAAGAAACAGTTTGCTTAACATATCCAATACGTTATTTACGGATAATCATTCAAATAACATCGGCGGTGCAATAGCATCATTAACAACTACAACACAATTAAGCAACGTAACATTCAGAAACAACAGTGCAAAATACTATGGAGGATCACTTTATTCAATCTATGGTAGCATAAAGGTAGAGGGCAGCATATTCGAATACAATAATGCCGGTGTAGGTTCAGCATTGTATATTGATGAGGCAAATCCGTCAAGAATCTATAACAATACCTTCAGAAACAATAGTGCAGATGCCGTGATTTATACCGTCAGCTGCAATTCAACAGGCAATTTGATTGAGGACAATACATTCATTGACCATACATCATCTGATGTGTATGAACTGGATAAGCCTAACATGTTTATTGCCAACGGAAATTATACCCCTGTATCATTTAACTATACATTTAACGATACATTGCCCGATTCATTTGACTTAAGACAGCTAGGTTATGTGACACCGGTTAAAGATCAGGGACCTGACGGCAACTGTTGGGCCTTTGCAACCATTGCCACACTCGAGTCATGCCTTCTTAAGGCGACGAATATCACATATGATTTTTCCGAAGAGAACATGAAAAATATCATGGCTCAATACTCCGATTACGGCTGGAGTTTTGAAGTCAATGGAGGTGGAAACAACGGCATGTCACTGGGATACCTGACCGGCTGGCTAGGTCCTGTTATGGAAGAAGAGGACAGATACAGAGCGTATTCAATCTTATCACCGGTATTGAACAGTTCATTCCACATACAGGATATTATAAAGATTACAAGAAAGAATTACACTGATAATGACAATATCAAAAAGGCCCTGATGACCTATGGCTGTGTAGGTACTACAATTGCATGGGAACATGGACTTGAAATGGATGGAAACTACTACTGTAATCGCAATACCAACGTTAACCATGCAATATGTATTGTAGGATGGGATGATAACTACTCCCGAAATAACTTCCGGTTCACTCCTGGCGGTGACGGGGCATGGATTATTAAAAACAGTTGGGGAACAAATTCAGGTATGGACGGATATTATTACGTGTCATACTATGATTTATATCATGCAATCGGAAACGATATATACACCTTCTCGTTTAATGATGAGGTAGTCCTTGACAACAGTTATCAATATGATATTAGCGGTATAACTGATTACTTCTATTATCCAAACAAGACGGCATGGTATAAGAACAAATACACAATCAGATCCGATGAATATCTTGAAGCCGTATCTACCAGCTTCAACGAGGAAACAAATTATACCCTATCTGTATTTGTAAACAATGAATTGAAGATTGTCAAAGAAGCTGTAAGTCCTATGGGATACCATACGATATATCTTGATGATAAGGTATTATTACACAAGGATGATGTATTAGAGGTAATGTTTAAGATTACAACCATCGAGGATGTGGGAATTCCGATTTCGGAGATTTTCAGTCTTAAAAAGTTATTATACGGCGAAGACGTTTCATTTGTAAGTCTTGATGGAATTACATGGTATGACTTATATGAGCTTAAGGGAACATATCCCGGCCATACATATTCATCACAGGTGGCATCGGTAAAAGCGTTTACACAGAACGTGAAGGCGTCATTGAACCTGACAGCCAACAACAAAAATCCGTGTGAAATAACGGCTCACGTATTTGATCAATATGGAAACAATATTAGTGAAGGCAATGTGTCATTCATAATAGCAGGTGAAGAAATAACTGCCGATATAATCAATGGGTGTGCAATCATCAAGAAGGCACTTCCGGTGGGATTAAACAACATTACAGCAGTATACTATCAGGAGGGCTATGGTCCGTTGGAGCAAAGCATTACGGTAAAAATCGTAACTACTGCGAAAAAAGAGTGTGACATACTGTTATCATATGAGATATCTGATGACAATATCCTGTTAAAGGCGGAACTAAAAGATGAAGATTCAAGTCGGATAAATACCGGAAAGATTGTCTTCAAGGTTAACGGTAAAACAATCAAGGACGACAACGGTAAGGTAATCTATATCAAGGTTACCGATAACGTGGCATCAATCAATTATGTATTAAAGGATAACAACACTAAAAGCCTGATTGTTTCTGCAACATACTCAGGTTCATCCAATTACCAGACGGCCAACAATAGCATGACCATAGTTATCCCTAAGAAAAATCCAGAGATAAGCATTACTCCATTAACCGATTCTGCTACTGGTTCAACCATAAGACTGGAAGCTACCATTACCTATGATGATGCAATCAATAATGGAAAGGTACTCTTTAAGCTAAACGGTAAAACAATCAAGGACGACAACGGCAAGGTAGTCTATGGTGACATAACAGATAACGTTGCTAGCATCTATTATACTATTCCAGAGTATCTGAAGGCTAAAACCTATACCATTACGGCAGTATTAATCAGTGGGGAGTATGATAGGATTGAAGCAAATACCACGTTGAAAGTTATAAAAGGTTAA
- the nudC gene encoding NAD(+) diphosphatase, which translates to MIEESLYKYYDIDFKSDYSSTGEAYYFIFNNDRQLYLNEEDNLGLLNDEDVKEFDFDFKFYIGKFMDEDCYVCNVDLEDDKFHTLFEVYDLNHPLYLMSARAVLVRDWYISHRYCGRCGSKNEVDRKDMMMKCPECGQVHYSRIAPAIIVAISKDDRLLMARHSYHEKIRYALIAGFVEAGESIEEAVVREVHEEVGINIKNVKYMRSQSWPFPNSLMLGFTAEYDSGQIEVDGDEILKAKWFKKDEIIAYDSDISISAWLVENFIRTH; encoded by the coding sequence ATGATAGAAGAATCCCTATACAAATATTATGACATTGACTTTAAAAGCGATTACTCATCCACGGGTGAGGCATACTACTTTATATTCAATAACGATAGACAGTTATACCTTAATGAAGAAGATAACCTGGGTCTATTAAATGATGAGGATGTCAAGGAATTTGACTTTGACTTCAAGTTTTATATAGGTAAGTTTATGGACGAGGACTGCTATGTATGTAATGTTGACTTGGAAGATGATAAATTTCACACCTTATTTGAGGTATATGACTTGAATCACCCATTGTACCTGATGAGTGCAAGGGCTGTACTTGTCAGGGATTGGTATATCAGTCACAGATACTGTGGAAGATGCGGATCAAAAAATGAAGTTGATAGAAAGGATATGATGATGAAATGTCCCGAATGCGGTCAGGTACATTACTCCAGAATCGCACCGGCCATAATAGTGGCAATATCCAAGGATGATAGGCTTCTCATGGCAAGACACAGCTATCATGAGAAAATCAGATATGCATTGATAGCGGGATTTGTCGAAGCCGGTGAAAGTATAGAGGAAGCGGTTGTAAGGGAAGTACATGAAGAAGTGGGCATCAACATCAAAAACGTAAAGTACATGAGAAGTCAGTCATGGCCATTTCCCAATTCACTTATGCTGGGCTTTACCGCAGAGTATGACAGCGGCCAGATAGAAGTTGACGGTGATGAAATACTTAAGGCGAAATGGTTTAAAAAGGATGAAATCATAGCATACGACTCAGACATCAGCATATCTGCATGGCTGGTTGAAAACTTCATCAGAACCCATTAA
- a CDS encoding RNA-guided pseudouridylation complex pseudouridine synthase subunit Cbf5, with protein MNDYEYNCECDTDYNYGCRPEERSITEHIDKGIFNIDKPAGPTSHEVDLWVKNIMDVEKTGHGGTLDPKVTGVLPVALNQATRALSLLLLLPKEYVCLMHIHKPTQPEDIISVFNEFTGKIYQMPPVKSAVKRQLRVRSIYDVEILEIENNQDVLFRVKCESGTYIRKYCHDIGEVLGCGAHMAELRRTVSGTFTENDSLTTLQDVTDAYYFYKNCGDEHILRELIHPMEYTTKNLKKIYVKDSAVDAICHGANLASSGIVKLNKDINKNNTICLMTLKDELLAIGESLYSADEILSSTTKYVVKIQKVFILPKTYPKMWK; from the coding sequence ATGAATGACTATGAATATAACTGTGAATGTGATACTGACTATAACTATGGCTGCAGGCCAGAGGAAAGAAGTATAACAGAACATATCGACAAGGGCATCTTCAACATCGATAAGCCGGCCGGTCCAACTTCTCATGAGGTGGACTTGTGGGTTAAGAATATCATGGATGTTGAAAAGACAGGTCATGGCGGAACACTTGATCCAAAGGTTACCGGTGTGCTTCCTGTAGCGTTAAATCAGGCAACAAGGGCATTGTCATTACTGTTGCTTCTTCCGAAGGAATATGTATGTCTTATGCATATACATAAGCCAACACAGCCAGAGGACATCATAAGTGTATTCAATGAATTTACGGGTAAGATTTATCAGATGCCGCCTGTCAAGTCTGCCGTTAAAAGGCAGCTGAGGGTACGTAGTATATATGATGTTGAAATACTTGAAATTGAAAATAATCAGGACGTACTCTTCAGGGTTAAATGTGAAAGCGGTACATATATACGTAAGTACTGTCATGACATTGGTGAAGTGCTGGGCTGTGGAGCACACATGGCCGAGTTACGCCGTACCGTAAGCGGTACATTTACTGAGAATGACTCATTGACGACCCTGCAGGATGTGACTGACGCATATTATTTCTATAAAAACTGTGGTGATGAGCATATATTGCGTGAATTGATTCATCCAATGGAGTATACGACGAAGAACCTTAAAAAAATCTACGTTAAGGACTCCGCCGTTGATGCAATTTGTCATGGTGCCAACTTGGCTAGTAGTGGTATCGTCAAGTTGAATAAGGACATTAATAAAAATAATACTATTTGCCTGATGACTCTTAAGGATGAACTTCTTGCAATAGGTGAATCATTATATTCGGCTGATGAAATATTGTCATCAACTACGAAATATGTGGTTAAAATCCAAAAGGTTTTTATACTACCTAAAACATATCCTAAAATGTGGAAGTAA
- a CDS encoding 30S ribosomal protein S13 — protein sequence MAEQEFKHMVRITRKDVDGNKTIVTALTEIKGVGKAFALAICKVLDLNQEDQIGYIDEDSVNKIEEVIENPQEFGIPEWLLNRRLDYETGETKHLIESDLNMTLRDDLNRMKKIRSYKGKRHEVGLPVRGQRTKSTFRHGSSVGVSRSRG from the coding sequence ATGGCTGAACAAGAATTTAAACATATGGTTCGTATAACTCGTAAAGACGTTGACGGAAACAAAACAATAGTTACAGCTTTAACTGAAATCAAAGGAGTCGGAAAAGCATTTGCACTTGCAATATGTAAAGTACTCGACCTAAATCAAGAAGATCAAATAGGTTACATTGATGAAGATTCAGTTAACAAAATCGAGGAAGTTATTGAAAACCCACAGGAATTCGGAATTCCTGAATGGTTATTAAACAGAAGACTCGATTATGAAACTGGCGAAACTAAACACTTAATTGAATCAGATTTAAACATGACATTACGTGATGATTTAAACAGAATGAAAAAGATTAGAAGTTACAAAGGTAAAAGACACGAAGTTGGTCTTCCAGTACGTGGTCAAAGAACTAAATCTACATTTAGACATGGTTCATCTGTCGGTGTAAGTAGATCAAGAGGATAA
- a CDS encoding 30S ribosomal protein S4, whose translation MGHPKKPRKQYDTPSHPWNADRIKEENRLAAKYGLKNKKEIWKADSKVKRFRRDARILLGMDPEEAKVETEQLLNHLVRTGILSPNAKLEEVLDLNVEDVLRRRLQSLVHKRGLSSTAAEARQFVVHGHITLNGKKINAPGHIVDKADEENIGFYPGSPVAKEINSEENTEESVEEVEE comes from the coding sequence ATGGGACATCCAAAAAAACCACGAAAACAATATGACACTCCATCACACCCATGGAATGCAGACCGTATTAAAGAAGAAAACAGATTAGCAGCAAAATACGGATTAAAAAACAAAAAAGAAATCTGGAAAGCAGACTCTAAAGTAAAAAGATTCAGAAGAGATGCTCGTATTCTATTAGGTATGGATCCAGAAGAAGCTAAAGTTGAAACAGAACAATTATTAAACCATCTTGTAAGAACAGGTATCTTATCACCTAACGCTAAACTTGAAGAAGTATTAGACTTAAACGTAGAAGATGTTCTAAGAAGAAGATTACAAAGTTTAGTACACAAAAGAGGTTTAAGTAGTACAGCTGCTGAAGCAAGACAATTTGTTGTACATGGTCACATTACATTAAACGGTAAAAAAATCAATGCACCTGGACACATTGTTGACAAAGCAGATGAAGAAAATATAGGCTTCTACCCAGGTTCACCTGTTGCTAAGGAAATAAACAGCGAAGAAAATACTGAAGAATCAGTTGAAGAAGTAGAAGAATAA
- a CDS encoding 30S ribosomal protein S11, translating into MAEKEKWGVAHVYSSFNNTIITVTDITGAETITQWSGGKVVRSDRQESSPFAAMEAANRVADDIKEKGIAGLHIKVRASGGNGPRTPGPGAQATIRALARAGIKIGKIEDVTPIPHDGTGRPGGKRGRRV; encoded by the coding sequence ATGGCAGAAAAAGAGAAATGGGGTGTAGCTCACGTTTACTCATCTTTTAACAACACTATAATAACTGTAACCGACATAACCGGTGCTGAAACAATTACCCAATGGTCTGGTGGAAAAGTAGTTAGATCAGACAGACAAGAATCATCACCATTTGCTGCTATGGAAGCAGCTAACCGTGTTGCAGATGATATTAAAGAAAAAGGAATTGCTGGACTTCACATAAAAGTACGAGCTTCTGGAGGAAATGGTCCTAGAACACCTGGACCTGGTGCTCAAGCAACAATAAGGGCATTAGCAAGAGCTGGTATTAAAATTGGTAAAATTGAAGATGTAACTCCTATACCTCACGATGGTACTGGTAGACCTGGTGGTAAAAGAGGTAGAAGAGTATAA
- a CDS encoding DNA-directed RNA polymerase subunit D: MNIEIVEKDNEKAVFIIDGVDDTFINTIRRICLVEIPTLAIEDVNIFKNDAKMFDEVLAHRLGLIPLTTDLESYVMPSECDCESGCSSCKVSFLLKEKGPKIVYSKDLKSDDPAVQPVYDTIPIVKLQENEEVELEAIAELGLGSEHAKWQATTTCGYRYYPKIEIDNEKCNDLESYVEECPRGVLQVEDDELVAKNEFNCSTCRTCQRLSEKDDNAIVVDFVEGKYVFNMETDGSLTPETILTIACDILSEKADKLINFVMNEEE, encoded by the coding sequence ATGAATATAGAAATTGTAGAAAAGGATAATGAAAAAGCCGTATTTATAATAGATGGTGTAGATGATACATTTATAAATACAATCAGAAGAATATGCCTTGTGGAAATTCCTACACTTGCAATTGAAGATGTTAACATATTCAAAAATGATGCTAAAATGTTTGATGAAGTATTAGCACATAGGCTTGGATTAATACCATTAACAACTGACTTGGAATCATATGTCATGCCTTCAGAGTGTGACTGTGAATCAGGATGTTCCAGTTGTAAAGTGTCTTTTTTATTAAAAGAGAAAGGTCCTAAAATAGTATATTCAAAAGATCTAAAATCTGACGACCCAGCTGTACAACCAGTTTATGATACAATACCAATAGTAAAACTTCAGGAAAATGAAGAAGTAGAACTAGAAGCTATAGCAGAATTAGGTTTAGGATCCGAACATGCAAAATGGCAGGCAACTACAACCTGTGGTTACAGATACTATCCAAAGATAGAAATTGACAATGAAAAATGTAACGACTTGGAATCATATGTTGAAGAATGTCCTAGAGGCGTATTACAAGTGGAAGACGATGAACTTGTAGCTAAAAATGAATTCAACTGTTCTACATGCAGAACATGTCAAAGATTATCTGAAAAAGATGACAATGCAATAGTGGTTGATTTTGTAGAGGGCAAATATGTTTTCAACATGGAAACAGACGGATCATTAACACCTGAGACAATTCTTACAATAGCTTGTGATATACTATCAGAAAAAGCAGATAAACTCATAAATTTTGTTATGAATGAGGAGGAATAA
- a CDS encoding 50S ribosomal protein L18e, translating to MKLTKTNPNTLNLIESLTKQSSAEDAPIWKAVANELKKANRKTKEVNLYHIEKYSENDETVLVPTKVLGEGQITKSITVAAFKFSNEAVNKITAAGGKCLTIDELMAENPKGSNVKILK from the coding sequence ATGAAACTTACAAAAACTAACCCAAATACTTTAAATTTAATTGAATCCCTCACCAAACAATCATCTGCAGAAGATGCTCCTATATGGAAAGCTGTTGCTAACGAGCTCAAAAAAGCTAATAGAAAAACAAAAGAAGTAAATCTATACCATATAGAAAAATATTCTGAAAACGATGAAACAGTACTTGTACCTACAAAAGTTTTAGGTGAAGGACAAATAACAAAAAGCATTACCGTAGCAGCATTCAAATTTTCTAACGAAGCAGTAAATAAAATTACAGCTGCTGGTGGAAAATGCTTAACAATCGATGAATTAATGGCAGAAAATCCTAAAGGATCTAATGTAAAAATCTTAAAATAG
- a CDS encoding 50S ribosomal protein L13 has translation MVTIIDAQGLVLGRLASTVSKRLLNGEEITIINAEKIIISGNKDFIYARYKQRVDRASISNPRDLGPKYPRRPDDIFRRTVRGMIPYRKAHGRAAYKNLKVNVGVPKELEGQEVEVVEKAQPKNIHKSMELGTVSKLLGAKF, from the coding sequence ATGGTAACTATAATAGACGCTCAAGGACTCGTACTAGGTAGACTTGCAAGTACAGTTAGTAAAAGACTCTTAAACGGAGAAGAAATCACTATCATTAATGCTGAAAAAATCATCATATCTGGTAATAAGGATTTTATCTACGCTAGATACAAACAAAGAGTAGATAGAGCAAGTATTTCAAACCCTAGAGACTTAGGTCCTAAATACCCACGTAGACCAGATGATATCTTCAGAAGAACTGTTAGAGGAATGATTCCTTACAGAAAAGCACACGGAAGAGCAGCATATAAAAACTTAAAAGTCAATGTTGGAGTTCCTAAAGAATTAGAAGGACAAGAAGTAGAAGTTGTTGAAAAAGCACAACCTAAAAACATCCACAAGAGCATGGAATTAGGTACAGTTTCAAAATTATTAGGTGCTAAATTTTAA
- a CDS encoding 30S ribosomal protein S9, with protein sequence MSKVVHTSGKRKTAIARGTVKEGTGRVRVNRKPVELYSPELARLKIQEPLELAGDVAESVDINIRVVGGGVMAQAEAARMVIAKGLVEFTSDVKLKDKYVQYDRTMLVGDPRRSEPKKYGGPGARAKNQKSYR encoded by the coding sequence ATGAGTAAAGTAGTACATACTAGTGGAAAAAGAAAAACAGCTATTGCTAGAGGTACTGTAAAAGAAGGTACTGGAAGAGTACGTGTAAACCGTAAACCGGTAGAATTATACAGCCCTGAATTAGCAAGATTAAAAATTCAAGAACCATTAGAATTAGCAGGAGATGTAGCAGAATCTGTAGATATCAACATAAGAGTTGTTGGTGGAGGAGTAATGGCACAAGCTGAAGCTGCTCGTATGGTAATTGCTAAAGGTTTAGTAGAATTTACCAGTGATGTAAAACTCAAAGATAAATATGTTCAATATGACAGAACAATGTTAGTTGGAGATCCTCGTCGTTCAGAACCTAAAAAATACGGTGGTCCTGGAGCCAGAGCAAAAAACCAAAAAAGTTACAGGTAG
- a CDS encoding DNA-directed RNA polymerase subunit N, producing MLLVRCFSCGKVISASYDEFKERTQKGEDPGDVLDDLGIHKYCCRRMFISHIDVW from the coding sequence ATGTTACTCGTAAGATGTTTTTCATGCGGAAAAGTTATATCAGCAAGTTATGATGAATTCAAGGAACGGACCCAGAAGGGAGAAGATCCTGGAGACGTTCTGGATGATTTGGGAATTCACAAATATTGTTGTAGGAGAATGTTCATTTCACACATTGATGTATGGTAA
- a CDS encoding DNA-directed RNA polymerase subunit K has protein sequence MQSRKDTRFEKARLIGSRALQISMGATPLVDFDVNEDSIKIAIREYEEGVLPLDAVVIQND, from the coding sequence ATGCAATCTAGAAAAGATACAAGATTCGAAAAAGCTAGATTAATTGGTTCACGTGCATTACAGATATCAATGGGTGCAACACCATTAGTTGATTTTGACGTTAATGAAGATTCAATTAAAATAGCTATACGAGAATATGAGGAAGGAGTACTTCCATTGGATGCAGTAGTTATTCAGAATGACTAA
- the eno gene encoding phosphopyruvate hydratase, which produces MDSVIEDVRLRKIIDSRGNPTVEADVLTWNGFGRAAAPSGASTGINEVASFPEGGVDQVINEVEDLISSEIIGMEAEDLREIDNVLKEIDGTDNFSTIGGNTAVAVSMATAKAGASSYNLPLYKFLGGIMPTSIPFPLGNMINGGAHAGKNAPDIQEFLVIPVGASNITEAITTNIKVHRKIKSKIQEKDDTFTGGKGDEGGWAPNLTNEEALEIQTSSCEEVSDETGVLVRPGLDVASSEFWNEEEQKYVYEREGVSRSIEEQIDYIADLVDTYKFFYVEDPIQENDFEAFAELTKKSGKDCLICGDDLFVTNAKILAEGIKANAGNSLIIKPNQIGTLTDTYNTIQLAKSNNYVPVVSHRSGETTDETIAHLAVAFQAPVIKTGAAGGERIAKLNELVRIEEELSNPQMAEL; this is translated from the coding sequence ATGGATAGTGTAATCGAAGACGTAAGATTAAGAAAAATTATAGATAGTAGAGGAAATCCAACAGTTGAAGCTGATGTGTTGACATGGAACGGATTTGGACGTGCAGCAGCACCTAGTGGAGCAAGTACAGGAATTAACGAAGTAGCATCATTCCCTGAAGGTGGAGTAGATCAGGTTATTAATGAAGTCGAAGATCTAATTTCATCCGAAATTATAGGAATGGAAGCAGAAGACCTAAGAGAAATAGACAACGTATTAAAAGAAATTGATGGAACAGATAATTTTTCAACAATTGGTGGAAATACAGCAGTTGCAGTTTCAATGGCTACAGCAAAAGCCGGAGCATCAAGTTACAACCTCCCATTATATAAGTTCTTGGGTGGAATAATGCCTACATCAATCCCATTCCCATTGGGAAATATGATTAACGGTGGAGCACATGCAGGTAAGAATGCACCTGATATACAGGAATTCTTAGTTATTCCTGTAGGGGCAAGTAACATAACAGAAGCCATAACCACTAACATCAAGGTTCACAGAAAAATCAAATCCAAAATACAAGAAAAGGATGATACATTTACCGGTGGAAAAGGAGACGAAGGTGGATGGGCACCTAACTTAACCAACGAGGAAGCTCTTGAAATACAAACCTCATCATGTGAAGAAGTTAGTGATGAAACAGGAGTACTTGTAAGGCCAGGTTTAGATGTTGCTTCAAGTGAATTCTGGAATGAAGAAGAACAAAAATATGTATATGAAAGAGAAGGTGTATCTAGATCTATAGAAGAACAGATAGATTACATCGCAGATTTAGTGGATACATATAAATTCTTCTATGTAGAAGATCCAATTCAAGAAAATGATTTTGAAGCATTTGCTGAATTAACCAAAAAATCAGGTAAAGACTGTTTAATATGTGGAGATGACTTATTTGTAACAAATGCCAAAATACTGGCTGAAGGTATTAAGGCTAATGCAGGTAACTCACTTATCATTAAACCAAATCAGATTGGTACTTTAACTGATACCTACAACACTATTCAATTAGCAAAATCTAATAACTATGTACCAGTTGTTTCACACAGATCTGGAGAAACTACTGATGAAACTATTGCACATTTAGCTGTAGCTTTCCAGGCACCAGTTATTAAGACTGGAGCTGCAGGTGGAGAAAGAATAGCTAAACTTAATGAGTTAGTCAGAATCGAAGAGGAATTATCCAATCCGCAAATGGCAGAATTATAA
- a CDS encoding 4Fe-4S binding protein, whose product MNININYDDCIGYGCLECLDICPKTVFDIEDKQLIVKADSSCCGCRVCMDVCPTSAILIEY is encoded by the coding sequence ATGAACATTAATATTAATTATGATGATTGTATAGGATATGGATGTCTGGAATGCCTTGACATATGTCCAAAGACGGTATTTGATATAGAGGATAAACAGTTGATTGTCAAAGCCGACAGCAGTTGCTGTGGATGTAGGGTGTGTATGGATGTCTGTCCAACAAGTGCAATCCTTATTGAATATTAA